A single window of Lepisosteus oculatus isolate fLepOcu1 chromosome 29, fLepOcu1.hap2, whole genome shotgun sequence DNA harbors:
- the yju2 gene encoding splicing factor YJU2: MSERKVLNKYYPPDFDPSKIPKLKLPKDRQYVVRLMAPFNMRCKTCGEYIYKGKKFNARKETVQNEQYMGLPIFRFYIKCTRCLAEITFKTDPENTDYAMEHGATRNFQAEKLIEEEEKKLQREREEEELNNPMKVLENRTRDSKLEMEVLENLQELKELNQRQARVDFEGLLSLHREWEEREKERAKEEDERETREMLEQALVKRLRDSDSDSDSDREREGRAPSSSTDRPTDILTSDSQTPSQSSASEPKRPRVESWERSVGSLRGGALGALVVRKKPSPPVTQTAQTDQPGLATLKDAPPPVPGPAPAQPIAAKNGSSLSLLGAYSDSEDSE; encoded by the exons ATGTCGGAAAGAAAGGTTTTAAAT AAATACTACCCCCCGGATTTCGACCCGTCCAAGATCCCCAAGCTCAAGCTCCCCAAAGACCGTCAGTATGTGGTGCGACTGATGGCGCCCTTCAACATGAG GTGTAAGACGTGTGGGGAGTACATCTACAAGGGGAAGAAGTTCAATGCACGGAAGGAGACGGTGCAGAACGAGCAGTACATGGGACTGCCGATCTTCCGCTTCTACATCAAGTGCACCCGCTGCCTGGCTGAGATCACCTTCAAG ACGGACCCGGAGAACACGGACTATGCCATGGAGCACGGAGCAACACGCAACTTCCAGGCGGAGAAGCTGATcgaggaagaggagaagaagctgcagcgagagagagaggaggaagagctCAACAACCCCATGAAG GTCCTGGAGAACCGGACCCGGGACTCCAAGCTGGAGATGGAGGTTCTGGAGAACCTGcaggagctgaaggagctgaacCAGCGCCAGGCCCGAGTAGACTTTGAGGGGCTGCTCAGCCTGCACCGCGAgtgggaggagagggagaaggagagagcAAAGGAGGAGGACGAGAGGGAGACCAg GGAGATGCTGGAGCAGGCCCTGGTGAAGAGGCTGAGGGATTCGGACTCGGATTCGGACtcggacagagagagggaggggagggcTCCCAGCTCCAGCACGGACAGACCCACAGACATCCTGACCTCGGACAGCCAGACTCCCAGCCAG TCCTCGGCCTCGGAACCGAAGCGCCCCCGTGTGGAGAGCTGGGAGCGCAGCGTGGGCTCGCTGAGGGGGGGCGCGCTGGGCGCTCTGGTGGTTCGGAAGAAACCATCCCCCCCCGTGACACAGACGGCCCAGACAGACCAGCCAG GATTGGCTACTCTGAAGGATGCTCCGCCCCCCGTCCCCGGCCCTGCCCCTGCCCAGCCAATCGCCGCAAAGAACGGGTCGTCTCTCAGCCTCCTCGGGGCGTATTCCGACAGTGAGGACAGCGAATGA
- the ankrd24 gene encoding ankyrin repeat domain-containing protein 24 gives MDPQFLVSLMKRFCPCLGVLASQDWGKSDERLLQAVEQNDPERVAALLVKKGLCASKLDPEGKSAFHVSAARGRVDCLEVILTHGVDANSVDGTGFNALHLAARNGHPECVKRLLQERVPVDSTDAHGRTALHHAAVSGCLACTQTLWDFKASLDAQDGDGSTPLILAAQMSRVELCAFLVDRGASVNLQDSQGRTALMLACESDSLETAQLLLRAGADPRLADALGRTAAHYSVATGNQRVLRLLQRSSGDAGGGATESGSSEEVNPVGSVRSIPIQKPQSRDSYHCPIGPLGSLGYAPLADTLQSIGSSRPSRDRPAEQSLARLQPPAPPPLPAGGRGTGPRKRKAPPPPGTPPSPQGPSPSPEPPSPPTPPALSPETQRRPEPSMVEDEEVFEEIRRLRLERGRLLQKIKNLEQQQHSAHTALEELCVLRESLEEAEREREQLRTELRDLRGAHVIEGAPSDSEATDDSEEPLDFPGAERLLSRQSRSLDPESVSSQGNPNSISASQILGDPDSLAALQRQVEELTVQNADLLLKVQMLETYEKDDTEMESSAGEDFIPAILYDSLKKEFDELQERYSQAQAEAEACGEAGEAGEAERQGSEARIQQLEAELEESKRRQREQGETEGEAAGELREGLQRLEARHAETLLELQELREQVRLGVYSVEVADEAAPSPQSQDSEARSQEGQVEEVRQLRDKVKDLEAALAEREAEKEEGEPEAVRQLQERVRQLEADLAERQSSGEAVRDQEGDTAGRRGEESLRGAPEGSVSLEEFEEMRLSLAIQLEEITRERSEAALRLNEALLELERLRPPAAGEEEEEEDQSEGSEPSSAPDQSERTTHESGGGALEALRAELEEAQREAAAARDQLRAEQEEGARLTARLQESVPLSEHQVALSALKDQLAQAHHELQEDKARQGQAQQESSRLQAELQALRNDSVSREEHEKVKESLQRSLQESEKTAQSALLSLSAREAELGALRAAVEGSVSREEHEAQRRTLQVEVNTLTAKLNDLTRKHEKTCTEVFQVQREALFNKSERQAAEAQLAAAQQQLSDLQAQSGRLQELRTSIEDAQGLVKEKDRKITELSKEVFRLKEALGNLTPPLSSAPPVAPSTQGQQGALQSRVAALQKQLQDWDRKHRAVVAVYRAHLLSAVQGRMDEEVQAVLLQILRMTQLQEQSR, from the exons ATGGATCCCCAGTTCCTGGTGAGCCTCATGAAGCGCTTCTGCCCGTGTCTCGGCGTGCTTGCG AGTCAGGACTGGGGCAAGAGCGATGAGCGCCTGCTGCAGGCGGTGGAGCAGAACGACCCCGAGAGAGTCGCCGCCCTGCTGGTGAAGAAGGGGCTCTGCGCCTCCAAGCTGGACCCCGAAGGAAAATCGGC GTTTCACGTGAGTGCTGCACGCGGCCGTGTGGACTGCCTCGAGGTCATCCTGACACACGGAGTGGACGCCAACTCTGTTGACGGCACAG GCTTCAACGCACTGCACCTCGCTGCCAGGAATGGGCACCCCGAGTGTGTGAAGAGACTGCTGCAG GAGCGCGTGCCGGTGGACTCCACAGACGCTCACGGCAGGACCGCGCTCCACCACGCCG CGGTCAGCGGGTGTCTGGCATGCACGCAGACTCTGTGGGACTTCAAGGCTTCTCTGGACGCTCAGGATGGG GACGGTTCCACCCCCTTGATTCTGGCGGCCCAGATGAGCCGGGTCGAGCTGTGCGCCTTTCTGGTGGACCGGGGAGCTTCAGTCAACCTGCAAGACAGCCAGGGGAG GACGGCCCTGATGCTGGCCTGCGAGAGCGACAGTCTGGAGACGGCGCAGCTGTTGCTCCGGGCCGGAGCGGACCCCCGCCTGGCCGACGCCCTGGGCCGCACCGCCGCTCACTACAGCGTCGCCACGGGCAACCAGCGCGTCCTGCGGCTGCTGCAGCGTTCCTCCGGAGACGCAGGGGGCGGCG CCACGGAGTCGGGCTCCAGCGAGGAGGTAAACCCGGTCGGTTCGGTTCGGTCCATTCCCATTCAGAAACCACAGTCCCGTGACAGTTACCATT GCCCGATCGGCCCGCTGGGAAGCCTGGGATACGCTCCGCTGGCCGACACGCTTCAGAGCATCGGCTCCTCCCGGCCCTCTCGGGACCGGCCGGCGGAGCAGTCACTCGCGCGGCTC CAGCCCCCGGCCCCCCCACCCCTGCCTGCAGGGGGCCGGGGAACAGGGCCCCGCAAGAGGAAAGCCCCCCCGCCACCTGGTACCCCACCCTCGCCACAG GGCCCCAGCCCCTCCCCAGAGCCGCCCAGCCCCCCAACACCTCCTGCCCTGTCTCCAGAAACACAGCGCCGCCCGGAGCCCAGCATG GTCGAGGATGAAGAGGTGTTTGAGGAGATCCGGAGACTGCGGCTGGAGAGAGGACGTCTCCTACAGAAGATCAAGAacctggagcagcagcagcacagcgCCCACACAGCTCTGGAGGAG CTGTGTGTCCTGCGGGAGAGCCTGGAGGAGgccgagagggagagggagcagCTCCGCACGGAGCTCAGGGATCTGCGGGGGGCGCATGTGATAGAGGGAGCCCCCAGCGACTCCGAGGCCACAGACGACAGCGAAGAGCCACTGGACTTCCCAG GAGCAGAGCGGCTGCTGTCCAGGCAGTCCCGCAGCTTGGATCCAGAATCTGTTTCAAGCCAGGGGAACCCCAATTCCATTTCAGCTTCACAGATCCTTGGGGACCCCGACTCTCTTGCTGCCCTGCAGAGACAAGTGGAGGAGCTGACAGTGCAGAATGCAGACCTGTTGCTTAAAGTGCAG ATGTTGGAGACGTACGAGAAGGACGACACGGAGATGGAGAGCTCCGCGGGCGAGGACTTCATCCCTGCCATCCTGTACGACTCCCTGAAGAAGGAGTTCGATGAGCTGCAGGAGCGCTACTCCCAGGCCCAGGCTGAGGCTGAGGCCTGCGGGGAGGCCGGCGAGGCAGGCGAGGCAGAAAGGCAAGGCTCCGAGGCTCGGATCCAACAGCTTGAggcagagctggaggagagcaAGAGGAGGCAGAGGGAGCAGGGCGAGACGGAGGGCGAGGCTGCCGGGGAGCTGAGGGAGGGGCTGCAGAGGCTGGAGGCGAGGCATGCAGAGACTCTGTtggagctgcaggagctgagggagcAGGTGAGGCTGGGGGTGTACTCTGTGGAGGTGGCGGACGAGGCTGCCCCCTCCCCACAGAGTCAGGACTCTGAGGCTCGGAGCCAGGAGGGACAGGTGGAGGAAGTGAGGCAGCTCAGAGACAAGGTGAAGGACCTGGAGGCAGCCCTAGCAGAAAGAGAAGCAGAGAAGGAGGAAGGGGAGCCGGAGGCAGTAAGGCAGCTTCAGGAGAGGGTGAGGCAGCTGGAGGCAGACCTGGCAGAGAGGCAGAGCAGTGGGGAGGCGGTGAGAGACCAAGAGGGGGACACAGCGGGGAGGCGAGGCGAGGAGAGCCTGCGGGGGGCGCCGGAGGGCTCTGTGTCCCTGGAGGAGTTTGAGGAGATGCGGCTGAGCCTGGCCatccagctggaggagatcaCGCGGGAGAGGTCGGAGGCGGCACTGAGGCTGAACGAGGCGCTGCTGGAGCTGGAGAGGCTGCGCCCCCCCGCTgccggagaggaggaggaggaggaagaccaGTCCGAGGGGTCAGAGCCCTCTTCTGCCCCAG ACCAATCAGAGCGCACGACCCACGAGTCAGGGGGAGGGGCCCTGGAGGCCCTGAGGGCGGAGCTTgaggaggcgcagcgggaggcGGCAGCGGCCCGCGATCAGCTGCGTGcggagcaggaggagggggcCCGGCTGACCGCCAGGCTGCAGGAGTCAGTGCCCTTGTCTGAGCACCAGGTGGCACTGTCTGCCCTCAAGGACCAGCTGGCCCAGGCTCATCATGAGCTCCAGGAGGACAAGGCCCGGCAGGGGCAGGCCCAGCAGGAGAGCTCCAGGCTGCAGGCCGAGCTCCAGGCCCTCAGGAACGACTCTGTGTCCCGGGAGGAGCATGAGAAAGTGAAG GAGTCTCTGCAGCGCTCCCTGCAGGAGAGCGAGAAGACGGCCCAGTCGGCGCTCCTCTCCCTGTCCGCGCGCGAGGCGGAGCTGGGCGCGCTCCGGGCGGCGGTGGAGGGCAGCGTGTCGCGGGAGGAGCACGAGGCCCAGCGGCGCACCCTGCAGGTGGAGGTCAACACGCTCACGGCCAAGCTGAACGACCTGACGCGCAAACACGAGAAGACCTGCACCGAG GTGTTCCAGGTGCAGAGGGAGGCCCTGTTCAACAAGAGCGAGCGGCAGGCGGCGGAGGCCCAGCTGGCCGCGGCGCAGCAGCAGCTGTCTGACCTGCAGGCGCAGTCGGGGAGGCTGCAGGAGCTGCGCACCAGCATCGAGGACGCCCAGGGCCTGGTCAAGGAGAAGGACCGCAAG ATTACAGAGCTGTCCAAGGAGGTGTTCCGCCTGAAGGAGGCGCTAGGGAACCTGACCCCGCCGCTGTCCTCCGCTCCTCCTGTGGCCCCCAGCACacagggccagcagggggccttGCAGAGCCGTGTAGCCGCGCTGCAGAAACAGCTCCAG GACTGGGACCGGAAGCACCGGGCGGTGGTGGCGGTGTATCGCGCTCACCTGCTGTCTGCGGTCCAG GGCCGGATGGATGAGGAGGTGCAGGCCGTGCTGCTGCAGATCCTGAGGATGACCCAGCTCCAGGAGCAGAGCCGCTAG
- the ebi3 gene encoding interleukin-27 subunit beta: MRSQSSSCVCAHAVLLGAALFLGAASQSAHDSLPQLDVQCWSPSYPQRVLCTWKVQPEPDLPTSYTATYRKGLLGVQIPCEVNPERPRSCVMENLEMFSVEPYFVNVTATNALGSTTRLLPFILEKIVKPDPPVDIKVTLRSSRRLTVEWAPPPSWTDPTLFQLKYQVQYSDGGVRAPRTLGPFESTKVVLRGLRPHSQYSIRVLAQDILDHGEPSDWSPAITAFTT, translated from the exons ATGCGCAGTCAGAGCAGCTCCTGCGTCTGCGCACATGCAGTTCTTCTCGGCGCAGCACTCTTCCTCGGGGCAGCCTCGCAGTCTGCGCATG ACTCTCTTCCCCAGCTTGACGTGCAATGCTGGTCCCCCAGCTACCCACAGAGGGTGCTGTGCACCTGGAAAGTACAGCCTGAGCCCGATCTGCCCACATCCTACACTGCCACCTACAG GAAGGGTCTGTTGGGAGTTCAGATCCCCTGTGAGGTCAACCCAGAGCGTCCGAGATCGTGTGTGATGGAGAACCTGGAGATGTTCTCTGTCGAGCCGTATTTCGTCAACGTCACCGCCACCAACGCGCTCGGGAGCACCACCCGGCTGCTGCCTTTCATACTGGAGAAAATCG TCAAGCCTGATCCTCCTGTGGACATCAAGGTGACTCTGCGCTCCAGCAGGAGGCTGACCGTGGAGTGGGCTCCGCCGCCCAGCTGGACCGACCCCACCCTCTTCCAGCTGAAGTACCAAGTGCAGTACAGTGATGGGGGGGTGCGAGCGCCACGCACA CTGGGTCCGTTCGAGTCGACCAAGGTGGTCCTGAGGGGCCTGCGTCCGCACAGCCAGTACTCCATCAGGGTGTTGGCTCAGGACATCCTGGACCACGGAGAGCCCAGTGACTGGAGCCCGGCCATCACTGCCTTCACAACCTGA